taaCCATCACAGACAAGACGTGAAAAGTATAAgtctctcttatttttatttttgagacagagtctcactctgttgctgtggctagagtgccatggcatcagcctagctcacagcaaccttaaactcctgggcccaagcgatcctcctgcctcagcctccagagtagctgggactacaggcacacaacaccacacctggctgatttttctatttttagtagaaacggtatcaggctcttgctcaggctggtcttgacctcctgacctcaagcaatcctcccacctcggcctcccagagtgctgggattacagacgtgagccaccacacctggcctctcttatttttaaagatgttgaAAGTGAGGCCTAGAAAGGATAAGTCACAAGGATTTTCGTAGGAGGACCAGGCCTCAAATTTAGGAAGATCCAAAGGCTAGAACCCAGAAATCCCTGATTTCTATTCTTACATCACAGTCATTCTGCTTTGCTTCACACTTGTCCCCATCTGGGATTGTTGGTGCTCCCTTTGACTTAAAGGATATCTTATGTCACATGCTACAAGACGCTGTCTGAGACATTAACAGGCAAGTGGATGGCTCCATGCTTATTCAGTCAGTCATAatccaagaaatatttctttaggaaaaaaggaTATTAACTGGGGGTAATGATGAGGCACTGAAataaaagagagggaagaggacgTTGCCTTGAGAAAAAAAAGGATGGTAACTAAGTGTTATCGGGATaggaaatgtaattaaattaggGGAATGTGGTGGCAGGGCTGGGCTAACTGTAATTACTGAGAAACACAATCTAGGGCAGGTCAGgcagaaaacatatatttaaacactgtaataaaatttacaaattttatttgggATAGCCCTAAGTAACTAAGGCTAAGACTGGGAATCCATTTATCTGGTGGAAAAATGACCAAACCAGATAACAAAAAAGCAGTCTTTTTGGTTGACCAACATAACCACTATGGAGTTTGCACAAAACAGAACCATCTGTTGTGTGAGGAATCATGGAGAGAGATTCTGTATTTATAGAATCCTGAGTAGGAAAACCAGGCGCATTAATTAACATTACCCCCCTTCTCTAATTAGAAATacacttttcttctattttctctgctGTCAACATgcactgcttttaaaaaaaaaaaaaaagtcaatttaaaaGCAGACAGGCTCACTATGACTAATTTAAGAACTCTTAAAGCAGGCTCTTTTCCAAAAATACGTTGTAATTGACAATACTGTAAGCTCAGTCTAAAGGGGAGATGACACAGCTACTGACCCTGAGGCTGAATCACATGTTTACTGCCAGTTTGGGCACAGCAGGGTAGTCTACGGATCTCCACAACGCTTAACTGTTTTTGGTATGGGGTTTTGcaattaaacttttctttatacaaaCGTTTCCAATGGGTGTATCTTAGACAGCCTActttaataattcttattttttcctcttagttTCTAAGATGGAAGTTATCGCaaggaaaattttatattagGGACCACGATTGCTAGTGCTTTTCAGATACTGCATCTTCCCTTTAAGACacatatttcttaataaaaatacatttacatactTTGGtacaattatttttgaaaagctaaCATCTTTTGGTAGAGTTGTTTTTATAGGAACAGCTACGTGTGTATTATAGTTTCTCCGTATTATGGAGGAGGTTGGAAATCAAAGGAAGTGATGATTCTCTTCCAAAAGCCTACAGAGATGATAGGCTCACATTCCACTCTATGAATTTAATTAATCTCACCATAAATTCAATTGTAGGGGTGGGGGGCCaggcaaaaataaatgatatcacCATTTACTGGGTGTCTACAACGTGCCAGATAATGCAAATAgaatatgtaatttatttcttGGAGGTTTTGTTCAGCAGTCTCGGCTTATTGACTCTACATCTCTTCTGACGCTAAATTGTTCAAGCAGCTTCTTGTACCAAGCGTGACCCGGTTCTCTAAGAATTACATTTAACGAGAGCCTGCGAGCTAGAAACTGTGCTAGGTGATGTGTGCACCTTGGATCTCCTTTAATCATTGCAACGACTCTGAGAGACTGGGTTCCCTAACTCCACTTTATAAATGATGAAATTGTGTTTTGGAGAGGTTAAAATTGCTTAAGGTCACTGAGGGGTAGAGACGCAAATGGAGCCCAGGTCTCTGCCTCCAATGCCAGAGCAAACTTTTCCCACCATGCCAGTGTTTCCATTGGTGAGCGGCCTCGGGCTAGAGAGCCACAGGGCCgatttaatatttatcaagtgtttGTAGTGTCCTGGGATGTGGCACTTCGATGAGAAAGCCGTGGCGGCACCAACTTCTCGGTTCACTCAGCGAGGGGTAAGACGAGCGGCGCAGGAGGGAGCAGCCCTCACACTGGAGCGCGGGAACAACACAAGTGGTCCCCCCGGCGGGCTGCTCGGCGGGCGCCACCTCTTCCCTCGGACGGAGGAGAGCATGGAGGGGCTCAGGGCCGACGACACCTTGGGAGTCCGAGGTCCCGACACAGGTGGCAGCTTTGGTGCTACGAGTTCCGGACGGGGGCCTCAGGGAACTAGAAGCAACCGGACCGAGTGCAGCGGAGAGTGGCAAGTGCAGAGCTCCAGGAAGCGCCCTCGCCGCGCCCCCCACCGAAGCCGGGCCCCTCCAAAGCCGGGTTCGGGGGCAGCCAGGCCCCGCAGCGTCCCTCGGGGTCGCGGGcccgccctccctgcccccggaAGTGACGCGCGGCGGCTACGGCGTCTGGGAGGGGCCCAGGCGCAGCCGGGGGGTTCGAGAGTGGCGGCGGCCGCCGAGCAACTGGCAGGCCCGGCCGCGGCGAGGAACGCCCGAGCGCGCGCCCGCCGGGTAGCGGCCCGACgacccgcgccgccgccgccgccgccgcgtgcgggggcggggagggcggggcgCGAGGAGCCGCGGCGGCTGTGAGGCGGCGGGAGatgcgggcggcggcggcgggcacCCGGCGGGCTCGGCTCGGCCGCTGCCGCCTTCTCCGGCTCCGCCGCGGGGGTCGCAGCGGCTGCCGCGCCGTCCTCGAGTTTCCAGCGTGAGGAGGAGGCTGCGGTCGGAGAGGCGCATCGTGTTCGAGGCCGACGCCGAGAGGGAGCCCCGCTCGCGGCCTCGGTGAGCGGCCAGCGCCGCGCGCCCCGTCGGGGTCTCGGGGCCGCCGCCCCACGGGCCgggagcgggggcgggggcgggggcgggggccgaggggcTCGCGGCACAACCGGAAGTGGGCGCGGGGGCGCGGGTCTGCGGGCGCGCGCCCCCCTGGACCCGCCCCCGGCTCGCCCTGGCGCCGCGGCGCGCAGGTGGACGCGGGAGCGCACCGCTCCGCTGTCGTCGTCCCTTATTTGGTGCCGCGAGGTCCCTTGGGCAAAAGGTGGCAgcggttttttttgttgttgttgttgtttttagtgGGTAGGGAGGAGGGGAACAATTCTGACTTACTATAGTGACAGGAAATTGGAAAATGAAAGTACAGTAATTCAGTGCCTACAAAGGCCGGGTGAGGTTGCGCCTCTTCCCCCGGACTTTGATCTTCGGGGTCCGCGGCCATCCGtgtttcttcctctccccaagCTCGCTATTCATCCGGTGTCaactttcatttctgtttctactTCTTTCCAGCAACCCTCCTCCCCCCTTTACTTTCCGCTTAATGTACAGCTGCGGCAAGGCTGGTAGCTTCATTCCTAGGGAGGTGAATTGAAAACATCTTTTGAGGGCGGAATATTAACTGTCCTTGGAAGGAAATAAGAGATACTGTTGACTGAAATAGTCAAAAGATGTACAGTTGGCTTTTTTTCCAAGCGATTGCTCTTTGAAGTTCAGAGCATGTAGATAAAGATTCTGGAGTTTTATTCCTCATCACAACGGTTTGCCCATCTCTTTGGTTGGTGGATCagatcctccctcctcttttCGTACCCCTCACCTCCACGCCCTGCATGGAAAACTTGGTGCTTCAATATTTAGGGCTGGCAGTGgtgttttccttaaaatatagTATGATTCAATATTTCCCCCTCAGGAACTctccttgattttatttaaacattaaaactgCATGAGCGGAGTCTGTTACATTCTTAAGGAAATATTCAAGTTTTATTGTAATGTAGCAGTATACTTTTAATATTCTCTCTGTATAGTATTCTGCACAGGTAGATACATCTGGTTACTTTTTGACTACAACGATTATTTTGATTGAGAACTAGGCTTGATATATTTCAtaacttggttttgttttatttaatcagcATGCTGAACGATTtggagacatttatttttttgggtCTTAGCTACTGTCTCTGAAAAATAGTTGGGCTTTGGGTCACCGCAGCAACTGGACTATGTGTATCACAAACATGTTTAGGGTGGAAAAGGTTTCATTTAATAAAGACTTCCTTTCCTTAATAAGTTATTTCAACATGCTCCATCTTTCAATTTAGCAAAGGGATTGTTCTACTATCTTTGAAGTGTTAAGATGGAATCAGTTATGTTTTCAGCATTTAACCTCTCAACAGATTGCTTCATTTGGAAGGAATgaagctactgcacctggcttcacctatgtaatttttaataactgtcttctggaatttttttttttcttttggctctgtcatccaggctggcacaatcatagctcactgcggcctcgaactccttggctcaagtgatcttcctgcctcagcctcccaagtacctgggattacaagcacaagccataattttttctttagtttgaaatttttttctttagtttgctTTTAGGTCTGAGGAAATCATTGAAGTTCATAGTTAATACCACACTTTTAGGAGCTAAAATGAAGAGTTTCAATTTAACTATATACCAAGAAGTTCACCAACTTTTCAGTCAAAAGAATAATCTGATATCAAAgttgaattaagaaaatattccttttaagTATCATTGAAGATGtctgttttatatctttgttAGTTCTTCTCAAAACAATTCATTTCCAGTACTTCAGTCCAAAACCTTAGtgccctttttcttttattctcagcAGCCTTCTATCCTAGATACACTATAGTCTGCTGAAGAAGCATCAGCATTCTCCACAGGGTTAGGTTCTACCCTAAGGTGTCCAACAGCTCCACCCCACTGATAACCAAAGGGGAAGGTGGAAGTTAAACCTGGGAAGTTAAGCCTTGGGAACACCCATGTTTTGGGGAATCTCCTTGGTTGCCATTGTAGGGacattaatttgttattttttgttttttagatgtaTAGCTAGGTATCATAAACTTGTAGGGCTCAAAGATTATCTACATGGTAGGTACTAAGACTCCAGGATTtgggttttgaatttttttcaaaaacaaatagaattataGACACCACATTTGTAGTAGGCTAGAGATTCCGGTTCTCTGcctgtctttcctttctttctcatgtCATCATCTCTTACACGTGCATATTCACACCCCTGCCCCTATAAGCATTCTTGATATGAAGGCGATGTCTGGAAATGTGGAAATTTAGTTCTTTGGTTAAACTAATATGTACTAGGGAATAGTTTTAACAGGCTTAGACTAGCAAATAATTGTTTGAATGGGAAAACTATGTAGTGAAAAAGTAACTTGCCATGAATAGGCTTCATTAGAAGAAAGATCTGTCTGGTAAGGTCAGAGAAATGACAGGGAACCCCTTGTGCCTCCACTGTACTTGATGGATATAATATAAACCTACCATTTTAACTCAGCCTAAGTGAGGCTATGGGAAACTGATTTCTAGTGGACATGGTTATTTAGCATTAAGGTAGCACTTGATATTCATGGATTATTATCATATCTAAAATGTAATACTTCTTTACAATCAACTGGCTATGTGAATGCGTCTATCCATCCAGGGAAgtcatttccctaatgaatagAGTACATGCCTGTGTGAAAGAGACTTGGATTCATGGCCTCAGCTTTTCCATGAACTCTGTGGCTATGAGAGGCATCTCCGCCTTTCTGTTCTCTATTATTTTACCATCTCTACTTTTGGATGACTATCTCTGTACAACCTGCTTCAAATAATCCTGTGAGGATTATTGGAGGACATTTGAGTGTCTTAGAAAAGTTAGAGAAACTTAGATATTTTCAATTCTCATTCCTTATCTCCACCCTTTTTCCCTTTTCAGAAGTACACGTAGTTGACCCTTAAGAATTCCATCCTCTGTGAGTTATATGTTGTAGAATTAGTCTTCTCAGGCCtaacttttttaatgtttgttgtgTTAGGTTTGCTTGTTTTAAACATCTTTGTTGAGATTAATTCACGTACCTAAAATTCACCtagagtgtacaattcagtggtttttagtaagTTCACAGACTTGTGTAATCATCACCACAGTCTaagtttagaatatttttatcacctccCTAAAAAAACCTGGACCTATTAGCTGTCACTTGCCatttctctcccccacccacttTAGCCCCCAGCCCTAAGTAAACATGggtgtattttctttatctgtagatTCGCCcaaatttcatataagtggaatcatataatatgtggtcttttgtggctGGCCTGTTTTGcttgcataatgttttcaagatttgtCCATGTTGTGtttgcatttcattcctttttatggctgaatgatattcccttgtatgaatgtaccacattttatttatccattcaccagttgatggacatttaagttgtttctactttttagatATTGTGAATtatactgctatgaatattctagtataaatttttatatggacatatatttttattgctcttgggtatatacctagaggtggaattgctgagtcTATGGTAAACTTGTCCACAGTGgctatatcattttgcattcccaccagcaatgtatgagggtttcagtttctcacatccttgccaacatttgttattgtctatctttttgaTTACAGCCATCTTAATAGGTATGAAGTGATTTCTTacgtggttttgattttcatttctctaataactaatgatgttgagcatcttttcatgtgtttattggctatttatatatcttctttgaagaaacgtcttttcaaatcctttgcctatttaaattttttttttttagtcgtAGGAGTCCTTTATATCTTAATAATCTTGTATACAAGTTCCTTTTGTGATACATTGTTTGAAAATGTTCTCCCATTTTGGGAATTGTTATCTCACTTAATGACATTGTGTGGAGCACAGCAGTTTTAAATTTGATGTAGTACAGTTTAcctgtttttgtaattttaatggaATTGATTTAATTTGTCTTCAAAATCTATTTTGACCCACTGAGATCTCATTCCTAGAGAAAggaagggtttttgtttttgtgtgtgaagATATTCAGTCATAGGTTTCTTAGAATAAGCTTATATGTATTTGGCCAGTTTCTACCCTTAAGAATAGACAAGGTATTTTGAAATTCTACGAGGAAAATACCTTTGGGAGAGCATTTCCTTGCTGCTCGAATGCCTAAACCAACGGTTATCAACCAGGATGACTTTGACCCCCAGAGGAATGATTGTGTCAGTGGGGCAGGGATGCTGTTAAGCCAACTGGGATGCACACACAGGACAGCTTCCCACAGCAAAGagttatctggccccaaatgccaATAGTGCCCAAATTGAGAAACTCTGGCTTAAGCAGGAAGATCCTAAAACTTCAGATATTGAAGAATTTTCCTTTAATCCATGTCTTGGTAATCAAATAAAGGTTGCTAATTAAATAAAAGGAGACTCTATGCAGATGGAATCCCTATAGACAGAACAGTGACAGAACTTGTAAATTAAATGAGGGAACATTTTGCTGAATCTTCAGTGTTGCCAATTTGTATGTCAATTACATGTATGATAATGGAAACTATTTGAAGGAGAAATACCAGTTGGAGCAAAAGTGTATTATTCCCTGCACCTCAGCCTCTGGGTCACCCTAAGACACACACATAGACATTGGCACACATGCACCCTGGCAAATAAAGAAACTGGGTTGATTTAGATAGATTCTGAAATGGCATTCTTCGGAGAGAAAATGACAATGAGagtttaagataaaatttaataacaaGAATACTCTAGTGATTGACAATCATTGACCTGCTCCTGTAATTTATGGAACTAGCTTTATTCTCCTTACAAGTTACTTGTTGCTTAAGACTTAAGCAGCATGGTATGCTTAAGAGTTTGGACTCTGGATCGAAATTTCCTGGGCTTAAATCTCAGCTCTACCGTTtccttgtgtgaccttgggcaagttacttaaccctgttatgaatcacatttttcttatgtaaaatgaggatgcaATAGTACCTATCTTATAGGAGTGTTGTGGggataaaatgaattaatacacatAGAGCACTGAaaatagtgcctgacatatagtgttaaataaatgttagctgttaatATTATCACATATCTTATCTATATTCTTTCAGCTCATTGCTATGGACAGTGCTATCACCCTGTGGCAATTCCTCCTTCAGCTCCTGCAGGAGCCTCAGAACAAGCACATGATCTGCTGGACCTCTAATGATGGGGAGTTCAAGCTTTTGCAGGCAGAAGAGGTGGCTCGTCTCTGGGGGATTCGCAAGAACAAGCCTAACATGAATTATGACAAACTCAGCCGAGCCCTCAGATACTATTATGTGAAGGTAATATACTTCCTGGTCTCGATACTATCAGAGAACCTCAAGACAAGAattattccttcttttctgttAAGGTTATAAGTGCTAATGTCCTAGTTTATTTtaatccaatttattttatagCTTCAGCAGTTTGGAATTAGAATACAAGGTGTAAATGCTCCAGCTGTATTTCTACAAACTCTTATTGGAGGGAaatttgagattcttttttttatttataagagacaggatcttgcaacattgcccaggctggactcaaactcctcctgcttcagcctcccaagtagctgggactacaggcatgcaccaccacacctggcttgtctccttcacacacacacacactcacacacacacgtacacacacacacttgttttTGTAGCTTACTTTTTAGTTTAACCCAGGGAACAAAAATTAACACCTTAAAGAATAGCTGTTAATGCATAAAGTTGATTTCttagttaaaattatatttttttgtttaatatcttATTATTTTGAATACATTCTTGGGGCACTGAGGTAAAATAAATGGCTCCAAAGAATGGAATTAGAATGAGAAACCGAGAGATCCTAATTCCTTTCACCTTTAAGTGGACGATCTTATCAGCTTTCTTGTATGGAGATAAGAGATAAGAAGGAAGTAGGAACCTTAGCagatggaatattctaaattccTTTTTGCTTACTCAGGATATATATGGCTTATACCTTTGGAATTGAGATTGCAGTTCATTAAGTCTGACTTAACACAGATACTGGGTTGAGAGTGTTAAACAATGAAaatctttcagcttttgtgtaaCATATTAGTTCAGTTGTTAATAAGACATTTAAGTGTTCTTGCCTTAACTTCCTCTTAACAGTAGGGACTGTGTTTGGTATGGCTAGATGGATTTAGAGCAGGGATCCCCAACCTGTGGTGAGttatatgattatttcattatatattacaatgtaataatagaaataaagtgcacaataaatacagTGTGCTCGAATCATGCCAAAACCACCTCCCATCTCCcagatccatggaaaaattgtcttccatgaaaacgatccctggtgccaaaaaggttggggacagctgatTTAGAGGATTTCGAAGATTTTAAATAAGCTATGCCTACTTCTTAAATAGAGAACCTTGTTGTGTCAGCTTTTTTATGAACTATGGGTTGCAAGTTTATAAGAAAGTATAagaatgcttattttatttacctaCAGAATATCATCAAAAAAGTGAATGGTCAGAAGTTTGTGTACAAGTTTGTTTCTTACCCAGAGATTTTGAACATGGATCCAATGACAGTGGGCAGGATTGAGGGGGACTGTGAAACTTTAAACTCCAGCGAAGTCAGCAGCAGTTCCAAAGATGTGGAGaatggagggaaagagaaaccaCCTCAGCCTGGTGCCAAGACCTCCAGCCGCAATGACTATATACACTCTGGCTTGTATTCTTCGTTTACTCTCAACTCCTTGAACTCCTCCAAGGCGAAGCTTTCCAAACCAATAAAGATTGAGAATCCAGCTGAGAAACTGGCAGAGAAAAAATCTCCTCAGGAACCGACATCATCTGTCATCAAGTTTGTAACAACACCTTGCAAAAAGCCACCAGTAGATCCTCTTGCTGCTGCCATTTCAACTGGCCCAAGTATTTCTCCATCTTCAGAAGAAACCATCCAAGTGTTGGAGACATTGGTTTCCCCAAAACCACCTTCCTTGGAGGCCCCAGCCTCTGCATCCAACATAACTGCCACTTTTTCTCCCACGCCTCCCGTTTCATCCATACCTGCTGCTTTGCAGGAGCCTTCTCGGACACCCTCACCACCACTGAGTCCTAACCCGGACATCGACACTGACATCGATTCAGTGGCTTCTCAGCCAATGGAACTCCCGGAGAACTTGCCACTGGAGCCTAAAGACCAGGATTCAGCTTTGCCAGAAAAGGACAAAACAAGTAATTCATCAAGATCCAAGAAACCCAAGGGGTTAGAACTGGCACCCACCCTGGTGATCACAGGCAGCGATCCAAGCCCCCTGGGAATACTGAGCCCGTCCCTCCCCACAGCCTCTCTTACACCAGCGTATTTCTCACAGGTAGCTCACTTACTCTTTCTTTCCAGTGCCACCATCGTTTGCATTTATTCACCTTTTAAAACAAATCCAGAATTTATATTCTTAAGTTTGCTTTCTGTTAACTTAGATTTGTTTTGGAAAGGTTATATGTGACCCCGTGAAAGTAACCTAATTCCTCATCTCAATTATGATTGCCAAACTAAAAGGTTTGGagtcttctcttaaaaaaattcattgttctacaagtaaataaatattttggtttttccgcttccttttctttctctctgttggTCATATAAAACTGGTTGGTATCTTATAGAAAAACAGTGATAATATCAAGTTAGAAAACAATAAGGCTTGTGAACCTTACGAAAAATGACTGGTGTGATGTTGAGTAATAAGTTTGTACAGTTACATTGGGTATTTATTAACTCGCTCATCTCATAGAACATTTTAATAGACTATTCCCAGACCCTTTCATTATCAAGGAAGGAACATGTTGCCGACTTGGTTACCCATTATTCCTTTGTACCTGCATTCTGGTTGGTTTTTTTATTTAGGAAAGCCTATAAAAGTTGggttaaaaaaatagttattttgacCTTTATCTTTCTTAGgttgtaaaaataatttctgagttTTTCATCATGATAAAATTTCAGACTTGGAGATATTTTTTAGTGGAGAATAGGGCAAtatttgggtttggggttgtttGTATGTGACTGCAAGGATAAAACACAGTCCTAGTAAGTCGTTTAGTGAATATTTTTGTCTTGTGTGTTGCAGACACCCATCATACTGACTCCAAGCCCCTTGCTCTCCAGTATCCACTTTTGGAGTACTCTCAGCCCTGTTGCTCCCCTGAGTCCAGCCAGACTACAAGGTGCTAACACACTCTTCCAGGTAAATTTCATAAAAGTCTGTCTCTTGTATTTGGAGCatgttaaatgaagaaattggtAAAAAGGCAGTGTCCCACCGCTCAGTTTATTCATTATGAAACTTTAATAGATACTCTTAAGGTTTACTGTTAAATTTCCAAATGTTAATTTTCTAACCAGCAAACAGCTTGGATAAATATTCACAGCAAAGTTTCCTTTTCACTGTTTATTATGTACATTTGAGTTAGACCAAGAATTGTTCAACACTGTTGTAGATTTAGAGCCCACCCAaagtttttgtcattttaaatgcTAGAAATCctctattaaaaaatgtatatatttgtatatacacacacccatatacaaatacacattcgtacacacacacacagataaggGGGATCTCTCCACATAGATTCCCTCTTTTAAttaaggattctttttttaaaaactagagaaAGGTCTTGAGAATGATGTATCAAATATTCCCATTTCCCCTCATTCAGAATTGATATTTATAAacgttttaaatatatatttttaaacgtGAATATTATTTCTTTACCAAGATGTTAGGAAAGGTCTTGTCCTTCCTAATAGGTTTAACCATTATTTTGCCCAAAACATTTAGACTTTATAGCTTTCTTTTGGTCAGTTCATTTACTTAATCAGGGGTGACTATCCCTGAAAGATTTTCTTACATTTGTAATTCAGCTTTTCGTTTgtccttttagaaatgaaatggtaaggaaaaagaagaaaattaaaaatctttcccCTTccgcttttattttttttgcaaaaatccCCTAAATTATTAAAGAGAGTGTTGagaattttctatatttcatttttatgtttctttgccTCTCATCAGCAGGCGGTTGAGTTATAGAGTGATTGAAGACCTTAAGCAAAGTCGTAATGCTCCTATAGCTTCAGCCTGGAATCTTCCTTTAGAGTTGGCGTCAGACTTCTTGGTGGGGAACCCTTTTCTAGGATGAGCACCCGATAACTATTTGTACCTTTCTGGACCTCTCTTTGAGGGTTCGTGATTTACTTTATAATTGAATTACAGTCTACAGTGTATATTATCATTTACTGAACTATCTAAAACCTTTATTCGGGTTAACTGTAAACCTGTGTACGTAGGTTATGAAGGAAGGTATAGGTTTGTTCTTTGTTTCCATTCCATCGAGGTAGGTTGGAGAGTGTTAGTATTTAATATGTTAggacaaactttttaaaattcttatttatttgtttgtttgtttggagatggggtctcactgtgtcgcccaggctggagtgtggtgacttgatcatagctcacagcaacctcaaactcg
This is a stretch of genomic DNA from Eulemur rufifrons isolate Redbay chromosome 27, OSU_ERuf_1, whole genome shotgun sequence. It encodes these proteins:
- the ELK4 gene encoding ETS domain-containing protein Elk-4; protein product: MDSAITLWQFLLQLLQEPQNKHMICWTSNDGEFKLLQAEEVARLWGIRKNKPNMNYDKLSRALRYYYVKNIIKKVNGQKFVYKFVSYPEILNMDPMTVGRIEGDCETLNSSEVSSSSKDVENGGKEKPPQPGAKTSSRNDYIHSGLYSSFTLNSLNSSKAKLSKPIKIENPAEKLAEKKSPQEPTSSVIKFVTTPCKKPPVDPLAAAISTGPSISPSSEETIQVLETLVSPKPPSLEAPASASNITATFSPTPPVSSIPAALQEPSRTPSPPLSPNPDIDTDIDSVASQPMELPENLPLEPKDQDSALPEKDKTSNSSRSKKPKGLELAPTLVITGSDPSPLGILSPSLPTASLTPAYFSQTPIILTPSPLLSSIHFWSTLSPVAPLSPARLQGANTLFQFPSVLNSHGPFTLSGLDGPSTPGPFSPDLQKT